The Pyrus communis chromosome 8, drPyrComm1.1, whole genome shotgun sequence region CAACCCATTAAATTCCAGATTACAACAATACAACCCTAAAATTCTTGTGAGGCGGATCCAATTTCGCCTTTCCCTTTCCCAACCTTCTTCGGCAGCAGATTCTGATGGATGTTGGGCATAACACCGCCGTTTGCGATCGTGACAGCTCCCAAAAGCTTGCTCAGCTCCTCGTCGTTTCGCACAGCCAGCTGAATGTGCCTCGGGACAATTCGGTTCTTCTTGTTGTCTCTGGCTGCATTTCCAGCAAGCTCAAGCACCTGTAAATCCAATCGAACCAAATCGTTTCAGTGCAATTCTGGCATTTTCTTAGAAGCCAAACAGCAACTTGAAGCAGAAAATGAACATAAGCTTAACAgtaaattattgaaattttcaaaatcGAGTCCAATCAAAAGTCATTCACGATGAAAACAATTCAAAATGTAACTCGAATCAGAAGCCGAATTCAATTCCAGATTTTTCTCAGTAGCCAAACAGCACCAAGCGTCTAAAATCAGATAAACAACACAAAGCGCAGCAATAAATTGTTAAAATTTTCGAACTTATGAAAGTCGAGTCCAATCAAAAGCCATTTTCAATGAGAAcgattcaaaatataaaaaatcgcATTACAAACATTACTCGATTCAGCATTTTCTCGGAAGCCAAACAGCACCTAGAATCggaaaatgaaaagagaaacGAACAATCGAAATGAAGCTGATTAGAGCACAAACCTCAGCAGCGAGATACTCGAGGACGGCGGAGAGGTAGACGGGGGCGCCAGCGCCCACACGCTCGGCGTACTTGCCGGCCTTGAGGAACCGAGCGATACGACCGACGGGGAACTGGAGGCCGGCCTTGGAAGATCGGGAGACGGATTTGGACGCCTTGGGCTTGCCTCTGCCGCCTTTGGAGGTCGGAGAACTCATATCGAATTTTGAAATTCGGACCGGAATCTGCAACCCTAGCGGCGAAAAATCGAGAGGCAAAGCGACGGTGCGACCGGCGTGGGGCTTGAAGGTGTGTGATACTTTGAAGGGTTTGGGGAAGGGCGTGGGTTTATGTAATAGCGAGTGCTGTGTTTTGATTGGCTGATGAGGTTAGGCGCGGATCGCCAGCgtggaaatttgatttttggcGGAATTGGAAAAAGAGGGAAAATTTTTAGGACGAGGGAAACTTGGAAGGTGCGTCGATGGCTCAAAGTTTCGAAACTGTTCCTCCAAAACGGTGAGCTTTGGTTTGCTTTGAGAAACCCATTGTACCTGTGCTAGGCCCCTGTAAAACCCCATCACGCTGGCCTGGCCACTTTTACTAACCCAGTCTGAGTTTTGCTCACCTGCACATTTTCTTGCATGAGTCATTTTTCTTCTACtttaagggtgcgtttgtttgtCCGTACTAGCTTTATTGCATGAGTCTTTTCAAAAAAAACATGTTTATTTGCCTGCACTAAGCTTTATTGGATTGGACTGGCTTAGCGAGGATTACAATTTTGTGTTTGATGCAAGCAAGATGTGACTTTAATGAGACTAAGTCGAGCTTGTCTCGACTAAATGCTTCATTTGgtggtcttagtgagacccccgAAAAATAGAGGATTGCTAATCCTGTCTCCAACACATGCATTGTTTGCACGCCTGCATCGTCTCCAACTACAACTCCCCACCCATATCCAGATTTAAAACTCAACTAAAGTAACAAGTCCAATGAAACTAGAGAGACTTGAATTTCCGATATTAGAGGAAACAACTAGCAAGCATTCTGGTGAGAGAACATGGAGGAAGTCGGGGATCAAAATTGTTCTAAATAAGTAAACACGTCATTACTCATCAGAGTGAGATTACTTCAAGGTATATAAAAAGGATAGAAATAGTAATCTTGATTCTCGTAGTATACATGGGTTGAAGAAACCATTCAAACTCATCACCATTCCCATCCACGTTATAAAAACACATTGACGAAGCTAGCTTAGGCTCAGCTAGGGTGGATGCCCCACTCAATTAGTATTAACTCTTTGATGCACTATTGTCATCGTTGTAAGAGCATATTTGGGCGTAAAATTTATGTTGAGAAATTAGATGGGAGATCAATGGATAAATGATAACATGATCattttttatagagagagatTTGATGGTATTAGTAATAAGTTACCATTCAACGTTTGAAAACATGAAACATGTCGAGGGATATTATAATAAGTTGTATAAGTGTTTTGTTGAGTACATTATTGAACTTTTTAATTTGTGACTTTGTTATTAAAGGATgcccaaattcatgcaaatcTCTAGTTTCGTCTTTGTACAAACATCataaaattaacacaaatatatacacattGATCACATAATGCAACAAGAAATTCGACAATCACGATATCACTAAACCTAATTATATCTGCAATGTGACACTATTTTAAGTCAATCGCAGATTTATTATTGCGTTATCGACACAAAATACCATCACATTGACGTTTCAAGTACAACGTAAGTTTAGCTGCGTGATAGGCGTTTATTTCCCGGCTAAGCTCGCTCTTATTCATGACACAAGGGTTGAAAAAGAGCAGGGTGGTTCTTGAAGTCGAAACGGTCCAAATTGGTGGGAACAATTCCCTCCAAGCTCTTCACATTGGCACAAGCTCCATGAGCAACCAGCAACAGGGCCACCTGCACGTGCCCGGCTTCCGCCGCGCAGTGCAGCGGCGTGTAGCCGGCATCGTCCACGGCATCCACCAGAGCACCATGATTAAGCAACACCTTCACACACTCGATCCTCCCCTTGAACGCCGCCCTGTGCAAAGGGGTCCAGCCATTCTGGTCCCTCCCGTTCACCTCTGCCCCTTTCGCAAGGCAACTCTTTATCCCGTGAGCGTCGTCCAAACTTGCCGCCCGGTTCAGGACGTCGTCGTATCGCAGGAAACCCAGCAGGCTCGTGTGCCCGTTTGCAGCGGCGAGATCGAAAGCCGTCCTTCCGTCTTTGGTGACGGCGTATTTCACATTGGAGCAATTTAACAGACACTTTGCGGCCCCCAAATGCCCCTTCTCCGCCGCCCAGTGAAGCGGACTCCGACCTCTAGAGTCCGTAACCTCCGCATTGCCTCCGACAGAAATACAAAACTTCAACATCTCGACGTGGCCGTGAGCGGCCGCGATATGAATCGGAGTTCGACCTTCCTTGTCAACCAAATTCACGTCAATTCCATCAAGAGTCTTGTACAAAATCTCAAACAAATCGACC contains the following coding sequences:
- the LOC137742777 gene encoding histone H2AX, whose amino-acid sequence is MSSPTSKGGRGKPKASKSVSRSSKAGLQFPVGRIARFLKAGKYAERVGAGAPVYLSAVLEYLAAEVLELAGNAARDNKKNRIVPRHIQLAVRNDEELSKLLGAVTIANGGVMPNIHQNLLPKKVGKGKGEIGSASQEF